From the genome of Leptotrichia sp. HSP-342:
CCTTCCATATCTTCAGAAAAGTCTGCTAAATCAGCTTTAGACAAGTATTCTGAATAAGGATCCTTCAGTCTATTTACAACTCCTGCAACAGCTCCTTCATAAAGTTCCTTTTTGCTTGGAGTTTCTTCCTTTCCAACATAATTGTTTTCAATAATATTTATTACATCCACAATTCTGTTCAACTCTGTTGTGTCTTTTGAATATCCGGCACTTGTATCCTTGTCATTTCTTGTTGTTTTTATTATAGTGGTAGCTGCAAATAAAGGCATGCTTACCAATATAAGTCCTAATACTGCCTGCATTATTTTGTTCTTTTTCATTTTTCCTCCTAATAATGTATTTTAACAATTATAAAAATATATTTTTATAATAAATTTTTGCATTTAATTTTAAACATGTATTTTGCTGTTTTTTTACTAAAACTACTTTTTATGGAAATTTTAGCAACATTAAAAACTCCTTATTACCCTTTGCCCCTTTTATTGGAGAATCTTCAACGCCAATTAGCTCGTATCCATATTCTTTTGAAAAGTGAATTATTTTTTTTATGGCTTCATCGTGATATTCCTCATTTTCCACAACACCATTTCTTCCAATTTTCTCCCTTCCTACTTCAAATTGTGGCTTAACTAGCATTACAGCCTTTCCATCTTTAGCAAGAAACTTCTCGAAATAGGGAATCACTTTCGTTAGGGAAATAAAAGATACATCTATTACAATAAAATCAACCTTTTGATTTTGAATATCTTCTTCCTTCAAGTCTTTTATATGCATTTCTTCAAGCGAGACTATCCTATCGTCATTTCTTAGTTTCCAATCAAGCTGGTTTTTACCAACATCAACACTATATACACGCTTTGCTCCATTTTGCAATGCACAATCTGAAAATCCACCTGTAGACGCTCCAATATCAAGCACCAATTTATCACTAAAATCCAAATTCCAAGTTTTTATGGCTTTTTCCAATTTTAGTCCACCACGACTTACATATTTCAATTTATCTTTTATACGGATGTTCAGTTCACCGTTGTCTTTAAATATTGTTCCAGCCTTTGTTACAACTTGGTCATTTACAATAACATTTCCTGCCATTATCTCCCGTTTTGCCTTTTCTCGTGTTTCAAAATATTCTTTCTCCACAAGGATTACATCCAATCTTTTTTTCATTGCTTTCTCTTTCCAGTTCTCTAAATAAATAAAAGATAGCTTTAATAAAGCTAATTTAAAACCAAGTTTAGAGATTGCACTATTTTATAAAATTCTACTTTTCTAGCTTTTGACAATCTAGCATTGAGAAGAATGAATATATAATAAAACACATCTCTTATTTTTCTATTTATTTTTGATTACTAAAATCATATTTATCAAAACACATGGTAAAATCACTTTAAAATTAAATTTAAAGAACTATCTGATTTTATTTCAATTTCATTTAGATTTACTAATTTAATCTTAAAATGTCTACAGCATATTTCAATAAACTTATTTATTTTATCACATTTCAAGGTATATTTCAAATTTTTTACTTTATTAAAATTTTCTAATTTTCCAAATAAAAAAAAACTTCTTGACAAATTTTAAAAAAAATGTTAATATTATATTCAATCAAGCTATTTTATTAAAAATTAAATTTAGGTGTTCCGTTACTTCTAAGTGAAGGAACTCATAAATTAAATTTAAAGCTGTCACAAATGGCAGCTTCTTCTAATTAAATAGAATAAAACAAAAGGACATTCTATTTTTATTAATGCCCTTTTTTAATTATTTTTTATTTTTTATTATTTTTCAATTTTTCTGAAAAATCTAGAATATCATTTACAACCATAGGCTTTAATCCTGTTTCTTTAAGTTCTTCTAAACTTTTCAAGCCGTACCCTGTTTTTATTAGAATAGATGTAATACCCAGTTTTTCTGCAGGAATCAAATCAGTTATCTTATCGCCTATCATAAAAGAATTTTTAACATCAATATCAAATTCGTTTATTGCAAGTTCAAAATTTCCCGTATTTGGTTTTCGACAACTGCACTCAATTCCATATTTACCCTCAACATTTGGGTGGTGCGGACAAAAGTACGATTTTTCAATTTTTATACCATTTTTTAACAAATCTTTTTCAATAAAATCCTGTAATTTTAAATAATCATCTTCTGTATAATATCCTCTTGCAATTCCCGCTTGATTTGTTATAATCGCAAATTTATAGCCTAAATCACGTAATTCCTGAAGTCCTTTAATTACATTTTTTTCGTATTCAAAATCTTCGATTTTATATAAATATGATTTTTCTACATTTATTACACCATCTCTGTCCAGCAGGATAAATTTATTTTTCATAAAATTATATTCCTTTTTATTAAGATATTCACTAATTTACTTTATACTAATCTCCATTTAAATAACAAATTTATTATAAACTTTTCTAATAAAGGATATAAACCTAATGTTTTCAAGTAATTTAAGATATAATTTTCATTTTTAAACGAGGTTTAGTATTAAATTTGTTGAATTTTAATACATCTATAGGTCATTAATTTAATTAAAATAATTACTAAATCAAAATTGTAAGGGCATGTAGTGTGATGCCCTTACGTTAAGTTAATTCATTACAACATCTCTTATAAAGAACTCTCCACCAATTGATACAAATCCTAAATTTTTAACTTTTGGATTTACTAAGTAAAGTTTTTGTTTTTGGAATAAGATTGTAACTGGTTGCTCTTCAGAGATAAGTTTTTC
Proteins encoded in this window:
- a CDS encoding D-glycero-alpha-D-manno-heptose-1,7-bisphosphate 7-phosphatase, with product MKNKFILLDRDGVINVEKSYLYKIEDFEYEKNVIKGLQELRDLGYKFAIITNQAGIARGYYTEDDYLKLQDFIEKDLLKNGIKIEKSYFCPHHPNVEGKYGIECSCRKPNTGNFELAINEFDIDVKNSFMIGDKITDLIPAEKLGITSILIKTGYGLKSLEELKETGLKPMVVNDILDFSEKLKNNKK
- a CDS encoding TlyA family RNA methyltransferase → MKKRLDVILVEKEYFETREKAKREIMAGNVIVNDQVVTKAGTIFKDNGELNIRIKDKLKYVSRGGLKLEKAIKTWNLDFSDKLVLDIGASTGGFSDCALQNGAKRVYSVDVGKNQLDWKLRNDDRIVSLEEMHIKDLKEEDIQNQKVDFIVIDVSFISLTKVIPYFEKFLAKDGKAVMLVKPQFEVGREKIGRNGVVENEEYHDEAIKKIIHFSKEYGYELIGVEDSPIKGAKGNKEFLMLLKFP